The following are encoded together in the Acidobacteriota bacterium genome:
- a CDS encoding Tm-1-like ATP-binding domain-containing protein, which produces MPQAPCTIAVLATLDTKGGEASYLVDRIVRDWGCRAFVIDLGVLGEPALDGTWLPDVSRREVACAGGEKVEQLAQEADRKRAIAAMSAGAEEVVRRSYGHGSFDAIVGLGGRAGTAMATTAMRVLPLGVPKVMVSTMAGGDASGYVGVKDIVMVPSIVDIDGINRISRQVLSRTAAAICAMARVEIEGGDDRPLIAASTFRSATPCVDACRRQLEIEGLEVLVFQATGAGGRTMESLIEAGFVRGVLDLTTTECADELVGGVRTAGPSRLEAAAKSGTPAVVVPGCLDMVSFFARDTVPAEFAGRTFHRQSDNMTLMRTSREESAELGQVLAAKLNASTGPVEVYLPLGGVSTLSAAGGPFHDPAADDALFTALRENLRRAVPVTEVDVNINDPRFACAVSDAMLRLVRDAN; this is translated from the coding sequence ATGCCCCAGGCGCCCTGCACGATCGCCGTTCTGGCAACCCTCGACACGAAGGGCGGCGAAGCGTCGTATCTCGTGGACCGCATCGTCCGCGACTGGGGTTGCCGGGCGTTCGTCATCGACCTCGGCGTGCTCGGCGAGCCCGCACTGGACGGAACATGGCTCCCCGATGTGAGCCGTCGTGAAGTCGCCTGCGCCGGTGGCGAGAAGGTCGAGCAACTGGCCCAGGAGGCCGACCGCAAGCGCGCGATCGCCGCGATGTCCGCCGGTGCGGAGGAGGTCGTCCGCCGCAGCTACGGTCACGGCAGCTTCGACGCGATCGTCGGTCTGGGCGGCCGGGCCGGCACCGCGATGGCGACAACCGCGATGCGCGTCCTGCCCCTGGGCGTGCCCAAGGTGATGGTCTCCACGATGGCCGGCGGAGACGCCTCGGGGTACGTCGGCGTCAAGGACATCGTCATGGTGCCGTCGATCGTCGACATCGATGGCATCAACCGGATCAGTCGTCAAGTCCTGAGCCGCACCGCCGCGGCGATCTGCGCCATGGCCCGGGTCGAGATCGAAGGTGGTGACGACCGTCCTCTGATCGCGGCCTCCACCTTCAGGAGCGCCACCCCCTGCGTGGACGCCTGCCGGCGCCAACTGGAGATCGAGGGACTCGAGGTGCTCGTCTTCCAGGCCACGGGCGCCGGCGGCCGTACGATGGAGAGTCTGATCGAGGCAGGCTTCGTGCGCGGAGTACTCGACCTGACGACCACGGAGTGCGCGGATGAGCTGGTCGGCGGCGTACGCACCGCCGGCCCGTCGCGTCTGGAGGCCGCGGCCAAGAGCGGTACGCCCGCCGTCGTCGTGCCCGGCTGCCTCGACATGGTCAGCTTCTTCGCCCGGGACACCGTTCCGGCAGAGTTTGCGGGGCGCACCTTTCACCGCCAGAGCGACAACATGACCCTGATGCGCACGTCGCGCGAGGAGTCCGCCGAGCTCGGCCAGGTCCTCGCGGCCAAACTGAATGCCTCTACCGGCCCGGTCGAGGTCTATCTGCCTCTGGGCGGCGTCTCCACGCTCTCCGCGGCCGGCGGACCGTTTCACGACCCGGCGGCCGACGACGCGCTCTTCACCGCCCTGCGCGAGAACCTGCGGCGGGCCGTGCCGGTCACCGAAGTCGACGTGAACATCAACGACCCGCGCTTCGCCTGCGCCGTTAGCGACGCCATGCTACGGCTGGTGCGGGACGCGAACTGA
- a CDS encoding CmcJ/NvfI family oxidoreductase, which translates to MSANHVATASDAATPAYVPPLQLTKGQPPPVAANGGLSYMSFDRDGDAGTAAATEATFRQVAEGTEKEFADMLDNAPPGPIETKWGPGFRRYRECLEYIRANNIEVPEGGLALPLRYSVREEPSYSIVSSNALWRDPARRADAEALRRYERDIARGCLYFPHVMRDARRIEEVYPGLKPDSAECMDRLGLSLAHCESECENFYDAAEVERVFYPEMEKLLLEFFPDATDAFVYNHDVFDKDYQGDRTEDQDNKNPGVNANYANLVHNDLNDNSGRVRCRELLTRNLRNFGREQHYTEEEADAKMSRRFMSINLAKPMETVRQNPFVLCAWPSFADQPYITNYRIYDDRVGETTRFTYRPHHEWYWFPHQTPTEVSMLKCYDSVTDGSVSRWSFHTACIDPTAPEDAPCRRNVVVRSFVFF; encoded by the coding sequence ATGAGTGCGAATCACGTTGCGACGGCTTCGGACGCGGCCACGCCGGCCTACGTGCCGCCCCTGCAACTCACCAAGGGGCAGCCGCCGCCCGTGGCGGCGAACGGAGGCCTGTCCTACATGTCGTTCGACCGGGACGGGGATGCGGGAACCGCCGCGGCGACGGAGGCGACCTTCCGCCAGGTGGCCGAGGGGACCGAGAAGGAGTTCGCCGACATGCTCGACAACGCCCCTCCAGGGCCGATCGAGACGAAATGGGGCCCCGGCTTTCGTCGCTACAGGGAGTGCCTCGAGTACATTCGGGCGAACAACATCGAAGTGCCTGAAGGCGGCCTGGCGCTGCCGCTGCGCTACTCGGTCCGCGAGGAGCCGTCCTACTCGATCGTCTCGTCCAATGCACTCTGGCGGGACCCGGCGCGAAGAGCCGATGCGGAAGCGCTGCGCCGGTACGAACGGGACATCGCGCGGGGCTGCCTGTACTTCCCCCACGTGATGCGCGACGCGCGACGAATCGAGGAGGTCTACCCGGGGCTCAAGCCCGACAGCGCCGAGTGCATGGACAGGCTCGGCCTCTCGCTGGCCCACTGCGAGTCCGAGTGCGAGAACTTCTACGACGCGGCGGAGGTGGAGCGCGTGTTCTACCCGGAGATGGAGAAGCTCCTGCTCGAGTTCTTCCCGGACGCGACGGACGCCTTCGTGTACAACCACGACGTGTTCGACAAGGACTACCAGGGAGACCGCACCGAGGACCAGGACAACAAGAACCCCGGTGTGAACGCCAACTACGCCAACCTCGTGCACAACGACCTGAACGACAACAGCGGCCGCGTACGCTGCCGCGAACTGCTCACCAGGAACCTGCGGAACTTCGGCCGCGAGCAGCACTACACCGAAGAAGAGGCGGACGCGAAGATGTCGAGGCGCTTCATGTCGATCAACCTCGCCAAGCCGATGGAGACCGTGCGCCAGAATCCCTTCGTACTCTGCGCCTGGCCGTCTTTCGCCGACCAGCCGTACATCACGAACTACCGAATCTACGATGACCGCGTCGGCGAGACCACGCGCTTCACCTACCGCCCGCACCACGAGTGGTACTGGTTTCCCCACCAGACGCCCACCGAGGTCTCGATGCTCAAGTGCTACGACTCCGTTACCGACGGCTCCGTCTCGCGCTGGTCCTTCCACACTGCCTGCATCGACCCGACCGCGCCTGAAGATGCGCCCTGCCGGAGGAACGTCGTGGTGCGATCCTTCGTGTTCTTCTAG
- a CDS encoding alkaline phosphatase D family protein produces the protein MPRIRFSLRRRWRRALLPGVVAVVLAPMAAPAGGAAADPAAVERGAVIYRGGTCPVCHHWEGQGNRRGPDLTDEEWLHGDGSLAAVRTAIESGFRHGAGRRFRGKYEMWPLGGMELDEGDVDALTAYVWSLHRRRRAADTRTREVVSRIAFASGADQDRSQPAWDTVLALRPQLMLMLGNSVLAGTDDMLELRLQYEKLAAKPGFDELRRQSRFLATWNDLDFGHEDAGAEFAMRAESKELFLDFWEVPPGSPRRRQQGIYASQRFGPPGRRLQVILLDTRYDRGPLWRVSPDEATNRKARGMGPYLPNDHQRARMLSEEQWRWLDEELHEPADLRLIVTSIPFVMEFTGWESWANMPLERQRLLALVRDTGANGVILLSGNTPWSDISRLDADFPYPLWDITTGSLNRRGDAIGPNRHRVGSAAREPNFGYMDIDWTQADPTIRIELRTVANRVLLRQTLQLSELQPK, from the coding sequence ATGCCGCGCATCCGGTTCAGCTTGCGCCGCCGCTGGCGGCGGGCTCTGCTTCCGGGCGTCGTCGCCGTCGTCCTCGCTCCGATGGCGGCACCCGCCGGTGGAGCCGCCGCCGATCCGGCGGCGGTCGAACGGGGCGCGGTGATCTACCGCGGCGGCACCTGCCCGGTGTGCCACCACTGGGAAGGCCAGGGGAACCGCCGCGGACCGGACCTGACCGACGAGGAGTGGCTTCACGGCGACGGATCGCTCGCCGCCGTGCGCACCGCAATCGAAAGCGGCTTCCGCCACGGTGCGGGCCGCCGGTTCCGCGGCAAGTACGAGATGTGGCCACTGGGCGGCATGGAACTCGACGAAGGCGATGTCGATGCACTGACCGCTTACGTCTGGTCCCTTCACCGCCGACGCCGGGCCGCCGATACTCGCACCCGCGAGGTCGTCAGCCGCATCGCCTTCGCCTCCGGCGCCGATCAGGACCGCTCGCAGCCGGCCTGGGACACGGTACTCGCGCTCAGGCCCCAGCTCATGCTGATGCTCGGCAACAGCGTCCTCGCGGGCACCGACGACATGCTCGAGCTTCGTCTCCAGTACGAGAAGCTGGCGGCCAAGCCGGGCTTCGACGAGTTGCGGCGGCAGAGCCGTTTCCTGGCCACCTGGAACGACCTGGACTTCGGCCACGAGGATGCCGGCGCCGAGTTCGCCATGCGGGCCGAGTCGAAGGAGCTCTTTCTGGATTTCTGGGAGGTGCCTCCCGGGTCGCCACGCCGCCGGCAGCAGGGCATCTACGCCTCCCAGCGCTTCGGACCGCCGGGACGCCGCCTGCAGGTCATTCTGCTCGACACCCGCTACGACCGGGGACCGCTGTGGCGCGTATCGCCGGACGAGGCGACAAACCGTAAAGCGCGGGGCATGGGACCCTACCTGCCGAACGACCACCAACGTGCTCGCATGCTCAGCGAGGAACAGTGGCGCTGGCTCGACGAAGAACTCCACGAGCCTGCCGACCTGCGGCTGATCGTTACCAGCATCCCCTTCGTGATGGAGTTCACCGGCTGGGAGAGCTGGGCCAACATGCCTCTCGAACGGCAGCGCCTGCTGGCCCTCGTTCGGGACACCGGAGCGAACGGCGTCATTCTGCTCAGCGGCAACACGCCCTGGTCCGACATTTCCCGCCTCGACGCGGACTTCCCCTATCCGCTCTGGGACATCACGACCGGCTCGCTCAACCGGCGCGGGGACGCCATCGGGCCGAACCGCCACCGCGTCGGCAGCGCTGCGCGCGAACCGAACTTCGGCTACATGGACATCGACTGGACCCAGGCCGACCCGACGATCCGGATCGAGTTGCGGACCGTCGCCAATCGGGTCCTGTTGCGCCAGACGCTGCAGTTGTCGGAGCTGCAGCCGAAGTAG